A genomic segment from Alistipes senegalensis JC50 encodes:
- a CDS encoding TonB-dependent receptor: MLLSPAGVFAQTKRINLELKNVTVQEAIATLNRTENYSIIVSSDEVDLTKRISVSAKNATIREVLDQVFAGQEVTCTIDGHRISVTKKQPSAASKPAAAPNTVRGRVTDIKGQPIIAATVAVVGTQKGTLTGVDGDFELADMKFPAKLNVSYLGYISQIVEVKEGGGNSPLEIVLKESDNLMDEVVVVGYGTQRRANLSGAVATISGKDLNARPVVSAANALQGADPSVNITFGTGSPESSYAINIRGSISLNSGSPLVLADGVEVSLSQINPNDIESVSVLKDASSCAIYGAKASAGVVLITTKAGKKGERARITYNGRFGWASNTTSTDFIDTGYDHVRIVNQFMNDSSDGTMNIFRYTEENGGLQKLYDRRNDRTEHPDRPWVEVGDDGKYYYYGNFDWYGYFYNRVRSQQEHNLSLSGGTDKVTYYASGRFYQQYGMFNINKDKYTDYAFRTKVSAQMTPWLKYSNNISFDTSGYKYGGHYDYEGTINALQSNICAAFLPYNPDGSIVQYVNQLGKNSPIGAGRGGQMTADRSKNSKENRYLTLSNQFDITIAKKLVLTAAYDYRQRDRLYKYRNNTFEYSRQEGVMETFTSGSVENSYREVHYGYKGHNVNIYGTYENSWGGHHFKATAGGQYEDYRSTSLDVKQTDLSSDNIDSFTVATGPITLSQEILAYRTLGFFGRVNYDYEGRYIFEASARGDGSSRFEPDHRWGFFPSASAAWRISEESFFEPVRDVMNNLKLRLSVGSLGNQQVSEYAYIEQISTDNQMSYTFDGLEKAYYANVSDPLSSGLTWETVTTYDVGLDVGVLNGRLNFTGDYYIRDTKDMLTTSLTLPDVFGAKTPKANCANLRTKGWEITLSWQDEFQLAGSPFSYNVSASVGDYITKITKYHNPDRLISDHYVGKSLGEIWGYHVEGLFKTDREAAEYQARIDDKAVNNRVYQCKGPAGNYLRAGDVRFADLDGDNVISEGSGTVDDPGDKRIIGNSLPRYNYSFRVGFNWMGFDVSAFFQGIGRRDWYPAAGQASYDFWGPYAFPPTSFIHKDFYSECWSEDNRNAYFPRPRGYNAYAGGSLGETNDRYIQNLAYLRLKNLTVGYTVPQKLTRKIGIDRARVYFSGENLCYWSPLKRHNKTIDPELAGSSSTSKKDSGTGYAYPKTLSVGVDISF; the protein is encoded by the coding sequence ATGTTGCTCAGCCCCGCCGGGGTTTTCGCCCAGACGAAGAGAATCAACCTCGAATTGAAGAACGTAACCGTTCAGGAGGCCATAGCCACGCTGAACCGTACGGAAAATTACTCCATCATCGTCAGTTCGGACGAGGTGGACCTCACCAAACGCATCTCCGTTTCGGCCAAAAACGCCACCATCCGCGAAGTCCTCGACCAGGTATTCGCCGGGCAGGAGGTGACCTGCACCATCGACGGACACCGCATCTCCGTCACCAAGAAACAACCCTCGGCAGCGTCCAAGCCGGCCGCCGCACCGAACACCGTGCGCGGACGGGTGACCGACATCAAAGGACAGCCGATCATCGCCGCGACGGTGGCCGTCGTGGGCACCCAGAAAGGTACGCTGACGGGGGTGGACGGCGATTTCGAACTGGCGGACATGAAATTCCCCGCCAAGCTCAACGTCTCCTACCTGGGTTACATATCCCAGATCGTGGAAGTCAAGGAGGGGGGGGGAAATTCTCCGCTTGAAATCGTCCTGAAAGAGTCGGACAACCTGATGGACGAGGTGGTCGTCGTGGGCTACGGCACGCAGCGGCGGGCCAACCTCTCGGGCGCCGTGGCGACCATCAGCGGCAAGGATCTCAACGCCCGTCCGGTGGTCTCGGCCGCCAACGCCCTGCAAGGCGCCGACCCCTCGGTGAACATCACCTTCGGAACGGGCTCCCCCGAATCGTCCTACGCCATCAACATCCGCGGTTCGATCTCGCTCAACAGCGGTTCGCCGCTCGTGCTGGCCGACGGCGTGGAGGTGAGCCTCAGCCAGATCAACCCCAACGACATCGAATCGGTGTCGGTGCTCAAAGACGCCTCGTCGTGCGCCATCTACGGCGCCAAGGCATCGGCCGGCGTGGTGCTCATCACCACCAAGGCGGGCAAGAAGGGCGAACGCGCGCGCATCACCTACAACGGCCGCTTCGGCTGGGCCAGCAACACCACCTCGACCGATTTCATCGACACGGGTTACGACCACGTGCGCATCGTCAACCAGTTTATGAACGACTCGTCGGACGGCACGATGAACATCTTCCGCTACACCGAGGAGAACGGCGGCCTGCAAAAGCTCTACGACCGCCGCAACGACCGCACGGAACATCCCGACCGACCGTGGGTCGAAGTGGGCGACGACGGCAAGTACTACTATTACGGCAATTTCGACTGGTACGGCTATTTCTACAACCGCGTGCGTTCGCAGCAGGAGCACAACCTCTCGCTCTCGGGCGGAACCGACAAGGTGACCTACTACGCCAGCGGCCGCTTCTACCAGCAGTACGGCATGTTCAACATCAACAAGGACAAGTACACCGACTACGCTTTCCGCACCAAGGTCTCGGCCCAGATGACCCCGTGGCTGAAATACTCGAACAACATCAGCTTCGACACTTCGGGCTACAAATACGGCGGACACTACGACTACGAGGGAACGATCAACGCCCTGCAATCGAACATCTGCGCCGCATTCCTCCCCTACAATCCCGACGGCTCGATCGTCCAGTACGTCAACCAGCTGGGCAAGAACTCCCCGATCGGCGCCGGCCGCGGCGGGCAGATGACCGCCGACCGTTCGAAGAACTCGAAAGAGAACCGCTACCTGACGCTTTCGAACCAGTTCGACATCACGATCGCCAAAAAACTCGTCCTCACGGCGGCCTATGACTACCGCCAGCGCGACCGGCTCTACAAATACCGCAACAACACATTCGAATACTCGCGTCAGGAGGGCGTCATGGAGACCTTCACCTCGGGATCGGTCGAGAACTCCTACCGCGAGGTGCACTACGGCTACAAGGGCCACAACGTCAACATCTACGGCACCTACGAGAATTCGTGGGGCGGCCACCATTTCAAAGCCACCGCCGGCGGCCAGTACGAGGATTACCGTTCCACGTCGCTCGACGTGAAGCAGACCGACCTGTCGAGCGACAACATCGACTCGTTCACCGTGGCGACGGGCCCCATCACCCTCTCACAGGAAATCCTGGCCTACCGCACGCTGGGATTCTTCGGCCGCGTGAACTACGACTACGAAGGGCGTTACATCTTCGAGGCGAGCGCCCGCGGCGACGGTTCGTCGCGCTTCGAGCCCGACCACCGCTGGGGATTCTTTCCCTCGGCGTCGGCCGCCTGGCGCATCAGCGAAGAGTCGTTCTTCGAGCCCGTACGCGACGTAATGAACAACCTCAAACTGCGTCTTTCGGTGGGCAGCCTGGGCAACCAGCAGGTATCCGAATACGCCTACATCGAGCAGATCAGCACCGACAACCAGATGAGCTACACCTTCGACGGACTGGAAAAGGCTTATTACGCCAACGTCTCCGATCCGCTGTCGTCGGGACTTACGTGGGAGACCGTGACCACCTACGACGTGGGACTCGACGTGGGAGTGCTCAACGGCCGTCTCAATTTCACGGGCGACTACTACATCCGCGACACGAAGGACATGCTCACCACCTCGCTCACCCTGCCCGACGTTTTCGGCGCCAAGACCCCGAAGGCCAACTGCGCCAACCTGCGCACCAAGGGCTGGGAGATCACCCTGAGCTGGCAGGATGAATTCCAGCTGGCAGGAAGCCCCTTCTCCTACAACGTATCGGCCTCGGTGGGCGACTACATCACCAAGATCACCAAATACCACAACCCCGACCGGCTGATCTCGGACCACTACGTAGGCAAGTCGCTGGGCGAAATCTGGGGCTATCACGTCGAAGGACTGTTCAAGACCGACCGCGAAGCGGCCGAATACCAGGCCAGGATCGACGACAAGGCGGTCAACAACCGCGTGTATCAGTGCAAGGGCCCGGCCGGCAACTACCTTCGGGCGGGCGACGTGCGCTTCGCCGACCTCGACGGCGACAACGTGATTTCCGAAGGCTCGGGCACGGTGGACGATCCGGGCGACAAGCGCATCATCGGCAACTCGCTGCCGCGCTACAACTACTCGTTCCGCGTGGGATTCAACTGGATGGGCTTCGACGTATCGGCCTTTTTCCAGGGCATCGGGCGCCGCGACTGGTATCCGGCCGCCGGGCAGGCGTCCTACGACTTCTGGGGCCCCTACGCATTCCCGCCCACGTCGTTCATCCACAAGGATTTCTATTCGGAGTGCTGGTCCGAGGACAACCGCAACGCCTACTTCCCCCGTCCGCGCGGCTACAACGCCTATGCCGGTGGCTCGCTGGGCGAGACGAACGACCGCTACATCCAGAATCTCGCCTACCTGCGGCTGAAAAACCTCACGGTCGGCTACACCGTGCCGCAGAAACTCACACGCAAGATCGGCATCGACCGCGCCCGCGTCTATTTCTCGGGCGAGAACCTCTGCTACTGGTCGCCGCTGAAACGGCACAACAAGACCATCGACCCCGAACTCGCCGGATCGTCGAGCACCAGCAAGAAGGACTCCGGAACGGGATACGCCTATCCCAAAACCCTCTCGGTAGGCGTCGATATCAGCTTCTAA
- a CDS encoding PL29 family lyase N-terminal domain-containing protein, producing the protein MKRTMITTLLASVLLFAGGCSDNFDDSALWKGVDEIYNQLTELEKQADELNSQVRLLASVVNGGVVTSITQDAEGNNVVRYKGADNVEHSVTVATKNDVTTAPILGTKEEGGVLYWTTTAGGKTDFLKDTDGAKIPVAGRTPEVAVDKEGYWTVNGRRLTDAAGSPLKAEGKERSLITGISRDAAGNAVFTLGDGSTVSAPVFDAFNIVFKVGDTVLGDEYVVEDASQPLTIGYEITGEKAGETILKIMRTEKLAAAADTAAGTIAVTFGDAFEEGSFAVMLCDTEENVLIRVVHLAAKSAKPEYYGIKTAEDLRKFAEAVNSGRSYDRYRDESGDVVLLGDIDMTGTTEWTPIGTAENPFTGKFDGKGYTIKNIGWTADAAKSTAHGLFGVLNQATVRNLTVGAKGDKLTVRGTAGAGTAVAGVAAFATESVIENVTNNVSISFEAEDPAGVLVMLAGIAGQMTGTTIGGTSAAAACVNNGDITTGPIANTANGGTGMQVGGICAYIKSAENNLIGYCTNNGRVNAPSGRGGGLAGTFEKGTIANSQNNGLVEDDAAGQYAGQKDQYGIKRMGGLVGGSTTTGCIIENCTNAGNVITRLGCRTGGFSGHNLGTIRNCKNTGAVIGNVTTDGSNLHGPGWACGYNQSASLIKGCIGNGFVGDYDTYKDAPTTAPAAMHTTAVCHKQSNYDTEENTVDWSLPAYYDWESKQTVQLHPGVKYTYYEFTNLPRKMHVLEVDLTNDAVEIATSMADDIVPNPNGNNNGNNGKNIRETLSENCTRKRAEGQNIVAGFNTGFFNSHDGFPRGLHIEEGRPDFVNNKTVRTSLTNHANAFTVFRDRTASCGKKVFTGKIEVGGTEYEYYSINDTILRLGSVSQEANLYTARYKKTPHPGTPSLTNPLLKKALYVVAKNTSGNPMTVNDGWFEATVTRIEDGRTTELAEAPYLTTLDEWAVQLTGATAEAFAAKLSVGSTLRIRADVAVDGVTKPIVTQNSTMYHLLADGVDKNLSSSVYDPMTYVGVDQAGTKIHFFVIDGRQDWVSMGVKFYEMVRIAQKFGCWNVTRFDGGGSTTVWLYTDGAGKVVNKPSDSKGERSCMNYMHVRIKQ; encoded by the coding sequence ATGAAACGAACCATGATAACAACGCTTCTGGCATCGGTCCTCCTCTTCGCGGGCGGGTGCAGCGACAACTTCGACGACTCCGCGCTGTGGAAAGGCGTCGATGAGATATACAACCAGCTCACCGAACTCGAAAAACAGGCCGACGAACTCAACAGCCAGGTGCGGCTGCTCGCGTCCGTCGTCAACGGCGGGGTCGTAACCTCGATCACGCAGGACGCCGAGGGCAACAACGTCGTCCGCTACAAAGGCGCCGACAACGTCGAACACAGCGTCACCGTCGCCACGAAGAACGACGTGACCACTGCGCCGATCCTCGGCACGAAGGAGGAGGGCGGCGTGCTCTACTGGACGACCACCGCAGGGGGCAAAACCGACTTTCTGAAAGACACCGACGGGGCCAAAATCCCCGTCGCCGGACGCACGCCCGAAGTGGCCGTCGATAAGGAGGGTTACTGGACCGTCAACGGCCGTCGGCTGACCGATGCGGCAGGCAGTCCGCTGAAAGCCGAAGGCAAGGAACGATCGCTCATCACAGGCATTTCGCGCGACGCCGCCGGCAACGCAGTTTTCACGCTGGGCGACGGCTCGACGGTGTCGGCTCCGGTCTTCGACGCCTTCAACATCGTCTTCAAGGTCGGCGACACGGTGCTCGGGGACGAATACGTCGTCGAGGACGCCTCGCAGCCGCTCACGATCGGCTATGAGATCACGGGCGAGAAGGCCGGCGAAACGATCCTCAAAATCATGCGCACCGAGAAACTCGCGGCCGCGGCCGACACCGCTGCCGGAACCATCGCCGTCACCTTCGGCGATGCGTTCGAAGAGGGCAGTTTCGCCGTGATGCTCTGCGACACGGAGGAAAACGTCCTGATCCGCGTCGTGCACCTCGCGGCCAAAAGCGCGAAGCCCGAATACTACGGCATCAAGACCGCCGAGGACCTGCGCAAATTCGCCGAGGCCGTCAATTCCGGACGCAGCTACGACCGCTACCGCGACGAGAGCGGCGACGTGGTGCTGCTGGGCGACATCGACATGACGGGCACGACGGAATGGACGCCGATCGGTACGGCCGAGAATCCTTTCACGGGCAAATTCGACGGCAAGGGCTACACGATCAAAAACATCGGTTGGACGGCCGACGCCGCGAAATCGACGGCCCACGGTCTGTTCGGCGTGCTGAACCAGGCCACCGTCCGGAACCTCACGGTCGGCGCCAAGGGCGACAAGCTCACCGTCCGGGGAACCGCCGGAGCCGGCACGGCCGTAGCAGGTGTGGCGGCGTTCGCCACGGAATCGGTGATCGAAAACGTGACCAACAACGTCTCGATCTCGTTCGAGGCCGAAGACCCCGCCGGAGTGCTGGTGATGCTCGCGGGAATCGCCGGGCAGATGACCGGTACGACCATCGGAGGAACCTCCGCAGCGGCGGCGTGCGTCAATAACGGCGACATCACCACGGGTCCCATCGCCAACACCGCCAACGGCGGGACGGGCATGCAGGTGGGAGGCATCTGCGCCTACATCAAATCGGCGGAGAACAATCTCATAGGCTACTGCACCAACAACGGACGGGTGAACGCACCTTCGGGACGCGGCGGCGGGCTGGCCGGAACCTTCGAGAAGGGAACCATCGCCAATTCGCAGAATAACGGCCTCGTCGAGGACGATGCCGCCGGGCAGTACGCCGGACAGAAGGACCAATACGGCATCAAGCGCATGGGAGGTCTGGTCGGCGGTTCGACCACGACAGGCTGCATCATCGAGAACTGCACCAATGCCGGAAACGTCATCACCCGCCTGGGATGCCGCACGGGAGGTTTCTCGGGCCACAATCTCGGCACGATCCGCAACTGCAAGAACACCGGGGCCGTTATCGGCAACGTGACGACCGACGGTTCGAACCTGCACGGTCCCGGCTGGGCCTGCGGCTACAACCAGAGCGCATCGCTCATCAAGGGCTGCATCGGAAACGGCTTCGTCGGCGACTACGACACCTACAAGGACGCTCCGACAACGGCCCCCGCGGCCATGCACACCACGGCCGTCTGCCACAAACAGTCGAACTACGACACCGAGGAGAACACCGTTGACTGGTCGCTGCCGGCCTACTACGACTGGGAGTCCAAACAGACCGTCCAGCTCCACCCGGGCGTAAAATACACCTACTACGAATTCACCAACCTGCCGCGCAAGATGCACGTACTGGAGGTGGACCTGACAAACGACGCCGTGGAGATCGCAACCTCGATGGCCGACGACATCGTGCCCAACCCCAACGGCAACAACAACGGCAACAACGGCAAGAATATCCGCGAAACCCTCTCGGAGAACTGCACCCGCAAGCGCGCCGAGGGGCAGAACATCGTCGCCGGATTCAACACCGGTTTCTTCAACTCGCACGACGGATTCCCCCGCGGCCTGCACATCGAGGAAGGACGCCCCGACTTCGTCAACAACAAGACCGTGCGCACGTCGCTGACCAACCATGCCAACGCTTTCACCGTCTTCAGGGACCGCACGGCAAGCTGCGGCAAGAAGGTATTCACGGGCAAGATCGAGGTCGGCGGCACCGAGTACGAGTACTACTCGATCAACGACACGATCCTGCGTCTGGGCAGCGTCTCGCAGGAAGCCAACCTCTACACCGCACGTTACAAGAAGACGCCCCACCCCGGAACCCCGTCGCTGACCAACCCGCTGCTCAAAAAAGCGCTCTACGTCGTTGCGAAGAACACCTCGGGGAACCCCATGACGGTCAACGACGGCTGGTTCGAAGCCACCGTGACCCGCATCGAGGACGGCCGCACGACGGAACTCGCCGAGGCACCCTACCTCACGACCCTCGACGAATGGGCCGTGCAGCTCACCGGAGCCACCGCCGAAGCGTTCGCCGCGAAACTCTCCGTGGGCTCGACGCTCCGCATCCGCGCCGACGTGGCGGTGGACGGCGTTACGAAACCCATCGTCACGCAGAACTCTACGATGTACCACCTGCTGGCCGACGGCGTGGATAAAAACCTCTCCTCGTCGGTCTACGACCCGATGACGTACGTGGGCGTGGACCAGGCCGGAACGAAAATCCACTTCTTCGTTATCGACGGCCGTCAGGACTGGGTTTCGATGGGCGTGAAGTTCTACGAAATGGTCCGCATCGCCCAGAAATTCGGCTGCTGGAACGTAACCCGTTTCGACGGCGGCGGTTCGACGACCGTGTGGCTCTACACCGACGGCGCGGGCAAAGTGGTCAACAAACCCTCCGACTCGAAAGGCGAACGCAGCTGCATGAACTACATGCACGTGCGGATCAAACAGTAA
- a CDS encoding FecR family protein: MTKLNEYFDNELSAQEQLEVQMWLAEHGDSPDSEAQLAELFDSLHIDDDAAARAAFGRVAHRLGIAGGQPSAPSRRARIVAWSQRIAAVLVVPLLCAVWLLYADRKPEAEWLEQQVPYGEMASLTLPDGTQLHLNSGSRITYPSAFTGKERRIFVEGEIFADVAKDPRKPFIIQSGEVGIRVLGTRFNFKSYANTDCIEVLLVEGSVRFDIDAPTRKQQLTMKPGDMVQYDRATGDIDLTTFQPGHFKSFADDRAIHFFNLRMRDIASDLERLFGTHIVILDEALAQARYFAYFTNNENLDQILSAINSDRKMQILRRDGVIYLSSNRSR; the protein is encoded by the coding sequence ATGACCAAATTAAACGAATATTTCGACAATGAACTCTCCGCGCAGGAGCAGCTCGAAGTCCAGATGTGGCTCGCCGAGCACGGGGACAGCCCGGATTCGGAAGCACAGCTGGCCGAACTTTTCGACAGCCTGCACATCGACGACGACGCAGCGGCCCGTGCGGCTTTCGGGCGCGTCGCCCACCGGCTCGGGATCGCCGGAGGGCAGCCGTCCGCACCTTCGCGCCGTGCGCGTATCGTCGCCTGGAGCCAGAGGATCGCCGCCGTGCTCGTCGTTCCGCTCCTGTGCGCCGTCTGGCTGCTCTACGCCGACCGCAAGCCGGAGGCGGAATGGCTCGAACAGCAGGTTCCGTACGGCGAAATGGCCTCCCTGACACTTCCCGACGGCACGCAACTGCACCTGAACTCCGGCAGCCGCATCACCTATCCGTCGGCTTTCACGGGCAAGGAGCGCCGGATTTTCGTCGAAGGCGAGATATTCGCCGACGTGGCGAAAGATCCCCGCAAACCCTTCATCATTCAGTCGGGCGAAGTCGGCATCCGCGTTCTGGGAACCCGCTTCAACTTCAAGTCCTACGCGAATACCGACTGTATCGAGGTGTTGCTGGTCGAAGGCTCCGTCCGGTTCGACATCGACGCCCCGACGCGCAAACAACAGCTGACGATGAAGCCCGGCGACATGGTGCAGTACGACCGCGCCACGGGCGACATCGACCTCACGACGTTCCAGCCCGGACATTTCAAGTCCTTCGCCGACGACCGGGCCATCCATTTCTTCAACCTGCGCATGCGCGACATCGCTTCGGACCTCGAACGGCTGTTCGGCACGCACATCGTCATCCTCGACGAAGCGCTCGCCCAAGCCCGTTATTTCGCCTATTTCACCAACAACGAGAATCTGGACCAGATACTTTCCGCCATCAATTCCGATCGCAAGATGCAGATTCTGCGCCGCGACGGAGTCATCTACCTCTCGTCGAACCGATCCCGCTAA
- a CDS encoding RagB/SusD family nutrient uptake outer membrane protein, with amino-acid sequence MKTLHKILATLLLGAACSGCDLTLIPEDKVTPQTYFQSEVDLRLWTNQFYTLLDSPDSASGLNADDMVDKSMGDVISGTRMASDESGWTWTSLRKINYYLQNSHNCTDEAARTKYDGVAYFFRAYFYYVKVRRYGDVPWYDTVIGSEEEELLKKPREDRGIIMDHVMSDLDDAIDMLPRDKDVARVTRWAALAFKSRAALYEGTWRKYRGLPDADKYLQQAADAAATFIAESGYSLYKEGTEPYRDLFCSDDAKQSEVILARLYNFEGLNLAHSVQFNIRNAATGFTRRFMNHYLMADGSRFTEKEGHETMFYTEETAGRDPRMAQTVLCPGYVAKGESAATPNDMTAMTGYEPIKFVSTAAHSGASKGTSDWPLFRTAEVYLNYAEAKAELGTLTQDDLTVSIDKIRERAGMGGLDMEAANANPDPFLLACYPNVTKSANTGVILEIRRERTVEMVMEGQRMWDMFRWKEGAQMVNETAPYHGIYFPGPGLYDMDGDGKNDLELYATQQTSTPADGLTVLKIGSDIILSEAADNRGYVVAWNALKYTWNEERDYLWPIPADQRVLTGGLLTQNPGWTDSTNFD; translated from the coding sequence ATGAAAACACTGCACAAAATACTGGCGACCCTGCTGCTGGGCGCCGCCTGCTCGGGCTGCGACCTGACCCTCATTCCCGAAGACAAGGTCACCCCGCAGACCTATTTCCAGTCGGAAGTGGACCTCCGCCTGTGGACCAATCAGTTCTACACGCTGCTCGACTCCCCCGACAGTGCCTCGGGGCTCAACGCCGACGACATGGTGGACAAGAGCATGGGCGACGTGATCTCGGGAACCCGCATGGCCTCCGACGAAAGCGGCTGGACCTGGACTTCCCTGCGCAAGATCAACTATTACCTGCAAAACTCCCACAACTGCACCGACGAGGCGGCCCGCACCAAATACGACGGCGTGGCCTATTTCTTCCGCGCCTATTTCTACTACGTGAAGGTGCGCCGTTACGGCGACGTGCCCTGGTACGACACGGTGATCGGTTCCGAGGAGGAAGAGTTGCTGAAAAAGCCCCGCGAGGATCGCGGCATCATCATGGACCACGTGATGTCCGACCTCGACGACGCGATCGACATGCTCCCGCGCGACAAGGACGTAGCCCGCGTGACCCGCTGGGCGGCGCTGGCCTTCAAGTCGCGCGCCGCACTCTACGAAGGCACGTGGCGTAAGTACCGCGGCCTGCCCGACGCCGACAAATACCTGCAACAGGCCGCCGACGCCGCGGCGACGTTCATCGCCGAAAGCGGATACTCGCTCTACAAGGAGGGCACGGAGCCTTACCGCGACCTCTTTTGCAGCGACGACGCCAAGCAGAGCGAAGTCATTCTGGCCCGTCTCTACAATTTCGAGGGGCTGAACCTCGCCCACAGCGTACAGTTCAACATCCGCAATGCGGCGACGGGCTTCACGCGCCGTTTCATGAACCACTATCTGATGGCCGACGGCTCGCGCTTCACCGAAAAGGAGGGCCACGAAACGATGTTCTACACCGAAGAGACCGCAGGCCGCGATCCGCGCATGGCGCAAACGGTGCTCTGCCCGGGATACGTCGCCAAGGGCGAAAGCGCAGCCACGCCGAACGACATGACCGCGATGACGGGTTACGAGCCGATCAAATTCGTCTCGACGGCGGCCCACAGCGGTGCCTCGAAAGGCACGTCCGACTGGCCGTTGTTCCGCACGGCGGAGGTGTATCTCAACTATGCCGAAGCCAAGGCCGAGCTGGGCACGCTGACGCAGGACGACCTGACCGTTTCGATCGACAAGATCCGCGAACGCGCCGGCATGGGCGGACTCGACATGGAGGCCGCCAACGCCAATCCCGATCCGTTCCTCCTGGCCTGCTACCCCAATGTCACGAAGAGCGCCAACACGGGCGTAATTCTCGAAATCCGCCGCGAACGCACCGTGGAGATGGTCATGGAAGGCCAGCGCATGTGGGACATGTTCCGCTGGAAAGAGGGTGCGCAGATGGTCAACGAAACGGCACCCTACCACGGCATCTACTTCCCCGGCCCGGGCCTTTACGACATGGACGGCGACGGCAAAAACGATCTGGAACTCTACGCCACACAGCAGACCAGCACCCCGGCCGACGGACTGACGGTACTGAAAATCGGCTCGGACATCATCCTCTCCGAAGCCGCCGACAACCGCGGCTACGTCGTGGCGTGGAACGCCCTGAAATACACCTGGAACGAAGAACGCGACTACCTGTGGCCCATTCCGGCCGACCAGCGCGTGCTGACGGGCGGACTGCTGACCCAGAATCCCGGATGGACCGACAGCACCAATTTCGACTGA